A region of Malaciobacter marinus DNA encodes the following proteins:
- a CDS encoding TolC family protein, translating into MKKSLRKGLLLSSLLPMFLNANTDENILSQDRLKQFELSEKKVIEDSSKLKKDWINPITLSYTKIDGEYTDSEKSVIRVDQPIFKSGGIYKAIKYANASEKYSNLDIDVQRKNLIKDAYETLFNINKIEFEIKKANYVVKNAQIDVIRKKEQVLNGFLDTSFLDNAILDANTAKKNLIDLKYQKSELINSFNNLASKDYKLFSLPTFELVSKKKFLNKNLELSKAKADIQTKYEYKGMTLSKYLPTVSATFDYTKNHKFSPTNTNIDDDSVHNVGISISMPLDVRTFNDIESTQIDYLKAKLSLKNKILEEQNFFKTKLEKIKTIERKIEITKDDYKLYNSLLDTIVEEKNAGLKTKSDVDTLLNSSMVKKIELKVYELEKQIELLKLYAKIE; encoded by the coding sequence TTGAAGAAATCTCTTAGAAAAGGACTACTTCTTAGTAGTCTTTTACCTATGTTTTTAAATGCAAATACAGATGAAAATATATTATCACAAGATAGGCTAAAGCAGTTTGAATTAAGTGAAAAAAAGGTAATTGAAGATAGTAGCAAGTTAAAAAAAGACTGGATTAATCCTATTACATTATCATACACAAAAATCGATGGAGAATATACAGACTCAGAAAAAAGTGTAATTAGAGTTGATCAACCAATCTTTAAAAGTGGTGGAATTTATAAAGCTATTAAATATGCCAATGCAAGTGAAAAATATTCAAATTTGGATATAGATGTACAAAGAAAAAATCTAATAAAAGATGCCTATGAAACTCTTTTTAATATAAATAAAATTGAGTTTGAAATAAAAAAAGCAAATTATGTTGTTAAAAATGCACAAATTGATGTAATAAGAAAAAAAGAACAAGTATTAAATGGATTTTTAGATACTTCTTTTTTAGATAATGCAATTTTAGATGCAAATACTGCTAAAAAGAATCTAATAGATTTAAAATATCAAAAAAGTGAGCTAATCAATAGTTTTAATAATCTTGCAAGTAAAGACTATAAACTTTTTTCTCTTCCTACTTTTGAGCTTGTAAGTAAAAAAAAGTTTTTAAATAAAAACCTTGAATTATCAAAGGCAAAAGCAGATATACAAACTAAATATGAATATAAAGGTATGACTTTATCTAAATATTTGCCAACAGTAAGCGCAACTTTTGATTATACAAAAAACCATAAGTTTAGTCCTACAAATACAAATATAGATGATGATTCTGTACATAATGTAGGAATATCAATATCAATGCCACTTGATGTTAGAACATTCAATGATATAGAATCAACACAAATTGATTATTTAAAAGCTAAACTATCTTTAAAAAATAAGATTTTAGAAGAACAAAATTTTTTCAAAACAAAACTTGAAAAGATAAAAACAATAGAGAGAAAAATAGAAATAACAAAAGATGACTATAAACTTTACAACTCATTACTTGATACAATAGTTGAAGAAAAAAATGCTGGATTAAAAACAAAAAGTGATGTTGATACATTATTAAACTCATCTATGGTAAAAAAAATTGAACTTAAAGTTTATGAATTAGAAAAACAAATAGAATTATTAAAACTTTATGCTAAAATAGAATAA